A region of Paenibacillus sp. 37 DNA encodes the following proteins:
- a CDS encoding ATP-binding protein: MLLKISGVVLTVVVAVTVLLLSTIREPQSAALHARQGVLDLSAWDPEQDERIKLDGEWEFYWERLLPDKSATSNQAGPTKAPDTYATVPGSWNRLKVDGERLPTHGFATYRLVLRNTPVEGTLAIKKMNIRFASEIYINGNKLLEDGHAVEKSAGYRPGNSPQIGFFPYHGGDIEILIRVANYDYTDAGIPGPLFFGEQAAMLKKHQISTAVEFGTLAVLATISIIFLISYLGSALYRNRDDSLLLLGLICLLYALYNGMISERVLSMAGTEISFSTLYKLKDFCSVACLGLLTFYFYRFKTRILSGMLTAVILIIFGAYLCMVTLLPISIYGLAAPYVVVMYTLMLLWLLYQCAKQFLTSEKGERLSTFLWYAALLSIMLYCLDINLFSISLKENMNIGQASIVLFSILMLFLAVLRFFEAYRTVRTLKDQLLLLDKVKDDFLSNTSHELKTPLNAIVNISESLLKGAEGPLTDEQAHNLAIVTGSGRRLTYLVDELLDYSKMKHGDIPLHRSSTDLYSFVESVMRMHSFLLGAKKVELINRIPAHFPPIYADGNRLIQILHNLIGNAVKFTEHGTVSVKAAVVQGKAEIRIVDTGRGIGTDKLEHIFLPFEQEADSGPVVAGGTGLGLSITRKLVELHDGTIHAESAPGMGATFILTFPLAEKKGEKRSNVMPLTIAPTGPGNRLLRFEEPTIVQGNKDEWIIVVDDDSANLQTIVNLLKLEGYSYVVTSRSPSVLELLDKLPAVHLVIADIMMPDMSGYELLERIRERFSPSELPVLMLTASNKANQLKLALEKGANDFVSKPFESEELVARIGGLTRMKTSVQAARDAEISFLRSQMNPHFLYNALNAIAELCVDAPNRAEQLILQLSSYLRRSVHFKHLDSKTSLMNELEMIEAYVAIEQARFGSRLEVIIDVDADVNRNMDIPPLTLQPLIENAIRHGLMSSIHGGRVMLSIRNLNDTETRFTIEDNGIGITKQRMDEIRQSTDGSNGVGLWNISSRLNLLYGRHLQMESLDGEGTRITFDLPNQRLNTDGNGGYET; the protein is encoded by the coding sequence GTGTTATTAAAAATTTCAGGCGTTGTCCTGACGGTTGTAGTCGCTGTTACCGTACTGCTCCTGTCAACGATCAGAGAACCACAATCTGCTGCACTTCATGCCCGTCAAGGTGTTCTGGACCTCTCGGCCTGGGACCCTGAACAAGACGAGCGGATCAAGCTGGACGGGGAGTGGGAGTTTTACTGGGAGCGATTGCTTCCTGACAAATCTGCAACATCGAATCAGGCTGGTCCAACGAAAGCACCCGACACTTATGCAACCGTTCCCGGCTCCTGGAATCGACTTAAAGTGGATGGTGAACGACTGCCAACCCACGGCTTCGCCACGTATCGACTGGTACTGCGTAATACACCTGTTGAAGGAACGCTGGCGATCAAAAAAATGAACATTCGTTTTGCCAGCGAAATCTATATCAATGGCAACAAGCTGCTGGAAGATGGGCATGCCGTGGAGAAATCAGCGGGATATCGACCAGGAAACTCCCCCCAGATTGGCTTTTTCCCTTATCATGGCGGTGACATTGAGATTCTGATCCGGGTGGCTAATTATGATTACACGGACGCTGGCATTCCGGGGCCACTCTTTTTCGGCGAACAAGCAGCCATGCTGAAAAAACATCAAATCAGCACAGCCGTTGAATTCGGCACGCTTGCTGTACTGGCTACCATTTCGATCATATTCCTCATCAGTTACCTGGGGTCTGCGCTCTACCGAAACAGAGACGATTCCCTGCTGCTGCTTGGTCTAATCTGTCTGCTGTATGCACTCTATAACGGCATGATCAGCGAACGTGTGTTATCCATGGCCGGCACGGAAATTTCCTTTAGCACGCTCTATAAATTAAAAGATTTCTGCTCCGTGGCATGTCTGGGTCTGTTAACCTTCTACTTCTACCGATTCAAAACACGCATCCTGTCCGGTATGCTCACGGCGGTGATCCTGATCATCTTCGGAGCTTACTTATGTATGGTCACGCTCCTGCCTATTTCCATCTATGGGCTGGCTGCACCTTACGTCGTCGTTATGTACACGTTGATGCTGCTCTGGTTGCTATATCAATGTGCAAAACAATTCCTAACCAGTGAGAAGGGCGAACGGCTGTCTACTTTTCTGTGGTACGCAGCTCTCTTAAGCATCATGCTGTACTGTCTGGACATTAATCTCTTCTCGATCTCGCTCAAGGAAAATATGAACATCGGACAGGCTTCCATTGTCCTGTTCAGCATCCTGATGCTGTTTCTAGCGGTGCTTCGGTTCTTCGAGGCCTATCGTACGGTCCGTACTCTCAAAGATCAGCTGCTCTTGCTGGACAAAGTGAAGGATGACTTCCTGTCCAATACCTCGCATGAGCTCAAAACACCGCTGAACGCGATTGTCAACATCAGTGAAAGCCTGCTTAAAGGCGCAGAAGGTCCCCTTACCGATGAGCAAGCGCACAATCTGGCGATCGTGACGGGAAGTGGCAGACGATTAACCTATCTGGTCGATGAATTACTGGATTATTCGAAAATGAAACATGGCGACATCCCGCTCCACCGGTCTTCGACCGATCTGTACTCGTTTGTCGAATCGGTCATGCGTATGCACTCCTTCCTGCTTGGCGCGAAAAAGGTGGAGCTTATCAACCGCATCCCGGCGCATTTCCCGCCGATTTATGCAGACGGCAACCGATTGATTCAGATTTTGCATAATCTGATCGGCAATGCAGTTAAGTTCACGGAACATGGCACGGTAAGCGTCAAAGCTGCGGTTGTGCAAGGCAAAGCGGAAATACGCATTGTGGATACCGGCCGTGGTATCGGTACAGACAAGCTGGAACATATCTTCCTGCCGTTCGAGCAGGAAGCAGATTCGGGGCCAGTCGTTGCCGGAGGCACCGGTCTTGGACTGAGCATTACGCGCAAGCTGGTCGAGCTGCACGACGGAACCATTCATGCGGAATCAGCACCCGGCATGGGTGCCACGTTCATCCTGACTTTTCCGCTGGCAGAGAAAAAAGGAGAGAAACGTTCCAACGTCATGCCACTTACCATCGCTCCTACAGGTCCTGGTAATCGGCTACTCCGGTTCGAAGAACCAACGATTGTACAAGGGAATAAAGACGAATGGATCATCGTTGTGGATGACGACTCGGCTAATTTACAGACCATAGTGAATCTCTTGAAGCTGGAGGGTTACAGTTATGTGGTCACTTCACGCTCACCTTCGGTACTGGAGCTGCTGGACAAGCTACCTGCCGTGCATCTCGTCATTGCTGATATCATGATGCCTGACATGTCGGGTTACGAATTGCTGGAACGGATCAGGGAGCGCTTCTCTCCTTCCGAGTTGCCTGTACTCATGCTGACGGCGAGTAATAAAGCTAATCAATTGAAGCTGGCCTTGGAGAAAGGCGCCAATGATTTTGTATCCAAGCCGTTCGAATCGGAGGAACTGGTGGCACGGATCGGTGGTTTGACTCGGATGAAAACATCCGTGCAAGCTGCGCGAGATGCGGAAATATCTTTTTTGCGGTCACAGATGAACCCGCACTTTCTATATAACGCTCTGAACGCCATTGCCGAATTGTGCGTGGATGCGCCGAATCGGGCAGAACAATTGATTTTGCAATTATCGAGTTACTTAAGGCGCAGTGTGCACTTCAAACATCTGGACTCCAAAACCAGCCTGATGAACGAACTGGAGATGATCGAAGCATACGTTGCCATTGAACAGGCACGCTTTGGCTCAAGGCTGGAGGTCATTATCGATGTGGATGCGGATGTGAACCGGAACATGGACATTCCGCCGCTCACGTTACAGCCCCTGATCGAAAACGCAATTCGGCATGGTCTGATGTCCAGCATTCACGGTGGTCGGGTCATGTTGTCCATTCGTAATCTGAATGATACGGAAACACGTTTCACCATCGAGGACAACGGAATTGGCATAACCAAGCAACGGATGGACGAAATTCGGCAATCTACAGACGGCAGTAACGGCGTTGGACTATGGAATATTTCCAGCCGGCTGAACCTGCTGTATGGCAGACACCTTCAGATGGAAAGTCTGGACGGCGAGGGAACGCGGATTACATTTGATCTTCCAAATCAACGTCTAAACACAGATGGGAACGGGGGGTATGAAACATGA
- a CDS encoding AraC family transcriptional regulator: protein MPKPKKPVIEYRHYSLPIDFPVLLLSGDRWRISDIKSEHLHFHNHMEIGICYSDGGIMEIKGESVPFRAGDVTFIPRYLPHTTYSSPNNASLWAYIFFSPEELFRHSLKAAQTHIEPNLWAIQGTNCILNKEQHPKIHMLATSVVEEMKQQSPYYRESAYGLLMSLYIELLRIHASSERLSSQDQERERDLQGNLVISPVLEFITKNYMMPVTIDYLAELCHLSTTHFRRKFHEIMGTTPLDFLNSTRVEEACKRLKSTEASVLSISEQVGFRSISSFNRCFAKLMGESPKAWRKGAHTEAQSAKASILEFTGWV, encoded by the coding sequence ATGCCTAAACCGAAGAAACCTGTCATTGAATATCGTCACTATAGCCTGCCCATTGATTTTCCTGTCCTGTTACTCAGTGGAGACCGCTGGAGAATATCCGATATCAAGAGTGAGCATCTTCATTTCCATAACCACATGGAGATTGGCATCTGTTATTCCGATGGAGGAATCATGGAGATTAAGGGAGAATCTGTGCCTTTTCGAGCAGGCGATGTCACGTTCATTCCCCGCTATCTTCCGCATACCACGTACAGTTCACCTAATAACGCCAGCCTGTGGGCGTATATCTTTTTTTCACCGGAAGAACTCTTCCGCCATTCGCTCAAAGCAGCACAAACTCACATTGAACCGAATTTATGGGCGATTCAGGGGACCAATTGCATCCTGAATAAAGAACAACATCCCAAAATTCACATGCTCGCAACATCAGTAGTAGAAGAAATGAAGCAGCAGTCCCCCTACTATCGGGAGAGCGCGTACGGCTTGTTGATGTCTCTATATATCGAACTGCTTCGAATTCATGCGAGCAGCGAGCGCTTGTCATCTCAGGATCAGGAACGGGAACGAGACCTCCAAGGTAACTTGGTCATCTCACCCGTGCTGGAGTTTATCACCAAAAACTATATGATGCCTGTGACCATCGATTACCTCGCTGAACTGTGTCATCTGAGTACAACGCATTTTCGCCGCAAGTTCCATGAAATTATGGGAACCACACCGCTCGATTTTCTGAATAGTACCCGGGTCGAAGAGGCGTGCAAGCGATTAAAAAGCACGGAGGCCTCCGTTCTGTCCATCTCTGAGCAGGTCGGCTTCCGATCCATCTCCAGCTTTAACCGTTGCTTCGCCAAACTGATGGGAGAATCACCCAAAGCCTGGCGCAAAGGGGCACATACGGAAGCACAGTCTGCAAAAGCGTCCATACTGGAATTTACGGGGTGGGTATGA
- a CDS encoding glycoside hydrolase family 105 protein, whose amino-acid sequence MLQVKYDREQILHVIENVTKKTLDMDLTWDWPGGVAYYGVSRAYQTTGNQEILDRLVKWADEYIELGLPSWTVNTCAMGHVLITLYEETGDQKYWDIVLSKVDYLQNHALRFGDNVLQHTVSVSNDFPEQAWADTLFMAAFFLLRVGSKLKDEAMIQDALNQYYWHIKYLQDPSSSLWYHGYNHINKDHMSGFYWGRANAWGAYTMSQVKPQLNDWYLYPQCMDVECALRDQLAALKLVQTENGLWRTVLDDEESYEEVSASAGIAAAMINNGNPLHTKYVQKALEGILNNISEDGRVLGVSGGTAVMKDRDGYRNIPKDWIQGWGQGLALAFLSDMLR is encoded by the coding sequence ATGCTTCAAGTGAAATATGACAGAGAACAGATTCTGCACGTAATCGAGAACGTTACCAAGAAAACACTGGATATGGATCTGACATGGGATTGGCCCGGCGGTGTGGCGTATTACGGTGTATCCAGAGCCTATCAGACGACAGGCAACCAAGAAATACTGGACAGGCTGGTGAAATGGGCGGACGAATATATCGAGCTGGGTCTGCCAAGTTGGACTGTAAATACATGTGCCATGGGTCATGTGCTCATCACTTTATATGAAGAAACCGGGGATCAGAAATATTGGGATATTGTTCTCAGCAAAGTCGATTATCTCCAGAATCATGCGCTTCGCTTTGGAGACAACGTGCTTCAGCATACAGTATCCGTTTCCAATGATTTTCCGGAACAGGCTTGGGCGGATACCTTGTTTATGGCGGCATTTTTCCTGCTCCGTGTAGGTAGCAAATTAAAAGACGAAGCCATGATCCAGGATGCGCTGAATCAGTATTACTGGCATATCAAATACCTGCAAGATCCGAGCAGCAGTCTGTGGTATCACGGTTATAACCATATCAACAAGGACCACATGTCCGGATTTTACTGGGGAAGAGCGAACGCTTGGGGAGCCTATACCATGTCTCAGGTGAAACCGCAATTGAACGACTGGTACTTGTATCCGCAATGTATGGATGTAGAGTGTGCCCTTCGCGATCAGTTGGCGGCTCTCAAGCTGGTGCAGACCGAGAACGGCTTGTGGCGTACGGTTTTGGATGACGAAGAATCGTATGAAGAGGTGTCGGCTTCCGCGGGTATTGCAGCAGCCATGATCAATAACGGTAATCCACTGCATACGAAATATGTGCAAAAAGCACTGGAAGGTATCCTGAACAACATTAGCGAAGATGGGCGTGTGCTTGGTGTATCTGGCGGTACGGCGGTAATGAAGGATCGGGATGGCTATCGCAATATTCCAAAAGACTGGATTCAGGGCTGGGGTCAGGGCCTGGCTCTCGCTTTTCTGTCCGATATGTTGAGATAG
- the gnpA gene encoding 1,3-beta-galactosyl-N-acetylhexosamine phosphorylase, whose protein sequence is MSKTTKGSFTLPGESGYEALTLELADRWGADVIRDSDGTKLSDEIINAGYGIYSTICIIRDHNEWASRNLDKLQQCFLITNPKVAVQDYVSIYLMEDFFAEQFRVNDSKEAFKYWQVYDRTTGEEVPRGQWNYERESGNVVITGVAPWHKYTVSFMVYRIWEEISMYNHTTNNWDKEHLMQIDPIYTETQSYLLDWMENWCQNHPETTVVRFTSLFYNFAWIWGSDERNRHLFSDWGSYDFTVSSRALDLFAQKYGYSLSAEDFVNGGKYQVTHMPADQRKLDWMAFINDFVIEFGKKLIDMVHKHNKLAYVFYDDSWVGMEPYNDRFQEFGFDGMIKCVFSGYEARMCSGVKADIHEIRLHPYLFPVGLGGLPTFKEGGDPTLDAKKYWINIRRALLRESIDRIGLGGYLHLVEPYPDFVDYIEKIAHEFREMKELHQAGKPYQIKTKVAVLHSWGKLRSWTLSGHFHETHMHDLIHVNEALAGLPVDVQFIDFDDIGQGALKDVDVVINAGSAGSAWSGGEHWSDHKSVDLLTQWVYEGGTFIGINQPSAMDGYDSYFRMAHVLGVDEDTGARVVHGKWSYEVSDEYGLVPEGASILPKNNIYLTDGSAAVVSETDGQITLSTHAFGKGKGIYLPSFEFSWANTRLLLNLIRFAGNEFHETKYITDNLYTECAYYPESNILVVINNSDQVQSTTIHTEHGKQTVELEPYDTVITKIGLTKSVSP, encoded by the coding sequence TTGTCCAAAACAACCAAAGGCTCCTTTACACTACCGGGAGAATCCGGTTATGAAGCACTGACGCTGGAACTTGCCGATCGCTGGGGTGCCGATGTAATCCGTGACAGTGACGGTACGAAATTGTCCGATGAGATTATCAATGCCGGATATGGCATCTATTCAACCATTTGCATTATTCGGGATCATAATGAGTGGGCATCCCGTAATCTGGATAAACTGCAGCAATGTTTTCTCATTACGAATCCGAAGGTCGCTGTGCAAGATTATGTATCCATCTATCTGATGGAGGATTTCTTCGCTGAACAATTCAGGGTGAATGATTCCAAAGAAGCGTTTAAATATTGGCAAGTGTATGATCGAACGACTGGGGAAGAGGTACCTAGAGGACAGTGGAATTATGAAAGGGAATCAGGCAATGTTGTCATTACTGGTGTTGCTCCTTGGCATAAATACACGGTGAGTTTCATGGTCTATCGGATCTGGGAAGAGATCTCCATGTACAATCATACGACGAATAATTGGGATAAAGAGCATCTGATGCAGATTGACCCGATCTATACGGAAACGCAATCGTATCTACTAGATTGGATGGAAAATTGGTGCCAAAACCATCCGGAAACAACGGTTGTACGTTTTACATCGCTATTTTATAATTTCGCCTGGATCTGGGGCAGTGATGAACGGAATCGCCATCTGTTCTCGGATTGGGGTTCCTATGATTTTACGGTAAGTTCGAGAGCCTTGGATCTGTTCGCTCAGAAATATGGGTACTCACTCTCAGCCGAGGACTTTGTGAATGGTGGTAAATATCAGGTCACTCATATGCCTGCGGATCAGCGCAAACTGGACTGGATGGCATTTATCAATGATTTTGTCATTGAATTCGGTAAGAAATTAATTGATATGGTGCACAAACATAACAAGCTGGCGTATGTCTTCTATGATGACAGCTGGGTGGGAATGGAGCCGTACAATGATCGCTTTCAGGAGTTTGGATTCGACGGCATGATCAAATGTGTGTTCTCCGGTTACGAGGCTAGAATGTGCTCAGGCGTTAAGGCTGATATCCATGAGATTCGATTGCATCCCTACTTGTTCCCGGTTGGCTTAGGCGGACTTCCAACCTTCAAGGAGGGAGGAGATCCTACCCTGGATGCGAAGAAATATTGGATTAATATCCGGCGTGCGCTGCTGCGTGAGTCGATTGACCGGATTGGATTGGGTGGATATTTGCATCTGGTTGAGCCTTACCCGGACTTTGTGGATTATATCGAGAAGATTGCCCATGAATTCAGGGAAATGAAAGAGCTGCATCAGGCTGGAAAGCCTTATCAGATCAAGACAAAGGTAGCCGTGCTGCATAGCTGGGGCAAGTTAAGATCGTGGACCTTGTCCGGTCATTTTCATGAAACACATATGCATGATCTGATTCATGTGAATGAGGCCTTAGCCGGGTTGCCTGTTGACGTGCAGTTTATTGATTTTGATGATATTGGTCAGGGCGCGTTGAAGGATGTAGATGTCGTCATCAATGCCGGCTCTGCAGGTTCAGCATGGAGCGGTGGAGAGCATTGGAGTGACCACAAGTCTGTGGACTTATTGACCCAATGGGTGTATGAGGGTGGTACCTTTATTGGCATTAACCAGCCTTCGGCAATGGATGGGTACGACAGCTATTTTAGAATGGCCCACGTGCTTGGGGTGGATGAGGATACAGGCGCCAGAGTTGTCCATGGAAAATGGTCGTATGAGGTTAGTGATGAGTATGGTTTGGTGCCTGAGGGGGCTAGCATACTTCCGAAAAATAACATTTATCTTACTGATGGATCAGCAGCTGTAGTGAGTGAAACGGATGGTCAGATCACACTGTCCACACATGCTTTTGGAAAAGGAAAAGGGATCTACCTGCCTTCCTTCGAATTCAGCTGGGCAAATACAAGACTACTTCTGAATTTGATTCGATTTGCGGGCAATGAATTCCATGAAACAAAGTACATCACGGATAACTTGTACACCGAGTGCGCCTACTACCCTGAGAGCAACATATTGGTTGTGATCAATAATAGCGATCAGGTTCAGTCCACGACGATCCATACAGAGCATGGAAAACAGACCGTGGAATTGGAGCCGTATGATACGGTGATCACCAAAATTGGTTTAACAAAATCGGTATCCCCATAG
- the tnpA gene encoding IS200/IS605 family transposase: protein MNEYRRTNTTVSLLNYHFVFCPRYRRKIFLKLEVEQRFKELVHEVCAELKIVIVAMECDKDHTHMFLNALPTLSPADIMAKIKGVTSKKLREEFPHLLHLPSLWTRSYFVSTAGNVSSETIKRYVEQQKTRG, encoded by the coding sequence ATGAATGAATATAGAAGAACAAACACAACCGTATCTTTGTTGAACTATCATTTTGTGTTCTGCCCACGATACAGAAGAAAGATATTTCTCAAATTAGAGGTAGAACAGCGCTTCAAGGAACTGGTGCATGAGGTATGTGCAGAGCTTAAAATTGTGATTGTTGCCATGGAGTGCGACAAAGACCATACACATATGTTTCTCAATGCACTTCCAACATTAAGCCCTGCTGATATCATGGCAAAAATAAAAGGAGTCACATCAAAAAAACTACGAGAAGAGTTTCCACACCTTCTGCATTTGCCCAGTTTGTGGACACGTTCCTATTTTGTTTCTACCGCTGGAAATGTATCAAGTGAGACCATCAAGCGTTATGTTGAACAACAAAAGACAAGGGGGTGA
- a CDS encoding RNA-guided endonuclease InsQ/TnpB family protein, whose translation MSQTLTVKVKLLPTKEQIQLLQQSSHEYIRVVNTLVAEMVEEKKRLKKTTKDIPANLPSAVKNQAIKDANSVFSTKVKKSKYAIIPTLKKPICVWNNQNYFLDFTHISIPFMVEGKSKRLKIRALFIDKDHRNVDLLKHKLGTLRVTKSSGKWIAQIAVTMPITEKTGMRILGVDLGLKVPAVAITDNDHARFFGNGRENKYKKRKFRSVRQKLGKQKKVNAIRKLNDKEQRWMKDKDHKVSREIVNFAVENKTSVIRLEQLTNIRQTTRTSRKNEKNLHTWSFYRLAQFIEYKANIAGIKVEYVNPAYSSQTCPECSKKNKAQDRRYTCPCGFKRHRDIVGAMNIRYATVIGGNSQSA comes from the coding sequence CTGTCTCAGACCCTAACAGTTAAGGTAAAGCTGCTGCCGACTAAAGAGCAGATCCAACTATTGCAACAAAGTAGTCATGAATATATCCGAGTTGTTAATACACTCGTGGCCGAGATGGTAGAAGAAAAGAAAAGGTTGAAGAAGACAACAAAAGACATTCCTGCTAATCTACCAAGTGCAGTAAAAAATCAAGCGATTAAAGATGCGAATAGTGTCTTCTCTACCAAAGTTAAGAAAAGTAAATACGCAATCATACCGACCCTAAAGAAACCGATTTGCGTATGGAATAACCAAAACTATTTTCTTGACTTCACGCACATTTCCATTCCATTCATGGTAGAGGGAAAATCTAAGCGTTTAAAAATTCGTGCATTGTTCATCGACAAGGACCATCGAAACGTTGACCTTTTGAAGCATAAACTTGGTACGCTCCGTGTCACGAAAAGCTCAGGTAAGTGGATAGCCCAAATTGCTGTCACCATGCCAATAACTGAAAAAACGGGTATGCGGATTTTGGGCGTTGATTTAGGGTTGAAAGTCCCTGCCGTAGCCATCACAGATAATGATCACGCTCGATTCTTTGGGAATGGGCGAGAAAACAAATACAAGAAACGGAAGTTTCGTAGTGTTCGTCAAAAACTAGGAAAACAAAAGAAAGTGAACGCTATTCGCAAGTTAAATGATAAAGAACAACGATGGATGAAAGACAAAGACCACAAAGTCAGTCGTGAAATCGTTAATTTCGCAGTCGAAAATAAGACTTCTGTCATTCGCTTAGAGCAACTAACGAATATTAGGCAGACGACAAGAACAAGTCGTAAAAACGAAAAGAATCTACACACATGGTCATTCTACCGTTTGGCACAATTCATTGAATACAAAGCAAACATAGCAGGGATCAAAGTGGAATATGTGAACCCTGCATATTCAAGTCAAACCTGTCCAGAATGTTCAAAAAAGAACAAGGCGCAAGATAGAAGATATACGTGCCCATGTGGATTCAAGAGACATCGTGATATCGTTGGGGCGATGAATATTCGCTACGCAACTGTGATTGGCGGTAACAGTCAATCAGCCTAA
- a CDS encoding GNAT family N-acetyltransferase, which yields MYSYKMLDKISMETIHEAFVDAFSDYQVKMDLPFWKFQQMLQRRGYHPEISMGAFKDERMVGFVINGLRSWNGKTTAYDLGTGVVKDCRRQGITSDLLLNIQKLLKEKNVEQYLLEVIQSNESAVQLYSKQNFKIQREFSCFQLQKDKFIPQTTCTVECVERIDVEQFKEFWDVEPSWQNSIDSIYALPEAFIYVVARQDHSIVGYGIIDQKTGDVPQLAVNQNYRAKGIASSILTEMVQRTESPRISVLNVESHLKPMQDFLLVKSGFAYHVGQYEMLLKL from the coding sequence ATGTACAGTTATAAAATGTTGGACAAGATAAGTATGGAAACAATTCACGAGGCGTTTGTGGATGCGTTCTCCGACTACCAGGTTAAAATGGATTTGCCTTTTTGGAAGTTTCAACAGATGCTCCAACGAAGGGGTTATCACCCCGAAATATCTATGGGAGCCTTTAAGGATGAGAGAATGGTCGGATTTGTTATCAATGGACTTCGAAGCTGGAATGGAAAGACAACTGCATATGACCTTGGGACAGGCGTTGTAAAAGATTGCAGACGGCAAGGCATTACAAGCGATCTGCTCTTAAATATTCAAAAGCTGTTAAAAGAAAAAAATGTAGAGCAATATTTGCTGGAAGTCATCCAATCCAACGAATCCGCAGTTCAGCTGTACAGTAAACAAAACTTCAAAATTCAAAGGGAATTTTCATGTTTCCAGTTGCAAAAAGATAAATTCATACCGCAAACGACCTGCACGGTGGAATGTGTGGAGAGAATCGATGTGGAGCAGTTTAAGGAATTTTGGGATGTGGAGCCCTCCTGGCAAAATTCAATTGATTCCATCTACGCTTTACCGGAAGCTTTTATCTATGTGGTTGCACGTCAGGATCACAGCATTGTTGGCTATGGCATTATAGATCAAAAAACAGGTGATGTTCCACAGCTTGCAGTGAACCAAAATTATCGGGCTAAAGGTATTGCAAGCAGCATCCTGACAGAGATGGTTCAACGCACAGAATCGCCTAGAATCAGTGTCCTCAATGTGGAGTCTCATCTGAAACCGATGCAAGATTTCCTCCTGGTCAAATCAGGTTTTGCATATCATGTGGGCCAGTACGAAATGCTCTTGAAATTATAA